The DNA sequence TCGACGAACGCTCGGCGGCTTTCCGCGCCGCGGTCGCCGCCGCGCCCGATCTCGACGCGCAGGTGCCGACCTGCCCCGAGTGGACGCTGTTCGACCTGGTGCGTCACCTGGGCGAGGGACGCCGCGCGTGGGCGGCCACCATCGCCGCTGGGCCGGACGCCACGGCCAAGGCCGCACCGCGGGACACCTCGGCCCCGCCCCGGGAGCGGGAGGCCCTGCTGGCCTGGTCGGCCGCGGGGACGCGGGAACTGCTGGACGCATTGCGGGAGGCCGGCCCGGATCGCGGGTGCTGGGCGTGGTGGGACAAGACGCAGTCGCCGCTCACCTGCGGTGGCGTCGCCCGGCGCCAGCTCCACGAGATCGCGGTGCACACCTACGACGCCCAGGTCACCGCGGGAGCGCCGCAGCCACTGCCGGCCGCGGTGGCACTCGACGGCGCCGAAGAGTTCCTGTCCACCTTTTGCACGACGACGGTCGCCTGGCCGCACGAGCCCGCGGTCGTCGACTACCACGCGTCCGAGGGGCGCTCCTGGCGCAACTGGCTCACCGCCGACGGCGCCCGGGCGGCCCGCCTGACGACCCCCGCCGCCGACGCGTCCGATGCGTCCGCCCGTGGCACGGCTCACGAGCTGGTTCTCGCCTTCTACGGCCGTATTCCGCTGGACTCCCTCGAATTCGACGGCAACCGGGGGCTCTTCGACCAGCTCGTGGAGTGGGACCCGGAGCGGTAGGACCGGACGGGCCGGGCACTACGCGAGCAGCTCGTCCATCAACGTCCTGATGCGGTCGTGAAGCGCGGTCCCCGCCAGCCCGCCGGCCTCGGCGAGCAGCAACTCGCGGCTTTCCCGGTCACCCAAGGCCGCCGCGAGGCGCTCGCCGCGGCCTTGCGGGGCGAACTGGCTCGCGTTCGCCCCCACCCGGGTCCCCATCGCCCACAGCTCGCGCGCGGTCGGCACTTCACCCCGGAAGGCGGCCAGCTCGGCGCCGCCCATCGCCCACGCGCCCAGCAGCGGGCGGTCGTGGGCGGTCAGCACCTCGGTGCGGACCTGCCGCAGCGTGTCGGTGGCCCGGGGGCCGGCGCCGAGCCACAGGTGCAGGACGGCCACCGCGATCCGGAAGACGGTCTGCGGGCCGGCCCGCAGCAGCGCGTCCGCGTGGGCCAGGGCCTCGTCGGGGCGCTCGCGTCGCCAGGCCAGCCGGGCCAGGCCGAGGTGGGCCTGGGAGACGTCCGTCTCGTCGGAGCGGGCCGAGGCGGCGGTCTCCCGCAGCCGGCGCTCGGCCTCGGCGTCGCCGGCCAGGGCCAGGTGCGTGTCGAGCAGCACCCGGGTCGACCGGGCATCCTGGGCCGCGCCGACCAGCGCCAGGTGCCGCTCGCTGCGGCGCAGCCACTCGTCGGTCCCCGACGCGTGCCCGGCGGCGTGGGCGGCCATCCCCATCCCCCAGTGGTCGCCGATCGCCTCGAACCGGCGGTAGGCCAGCTCGGCGTCGGCGGACCGCCGGGTGCCGGCGTCCTCGACCAGGACGGCCCGGATGAAGTGACCCATCCCCTGGACGTACGGGTCGGGGTGGGCGATCAGCGTCGCGGCGTCGGCCAGGCTCCGGTCGGGGACGGCCTGCTCCAGCCCGGGCATCGCCGCCGCCAGCGCGGCGGTGCGCGGTGAGACGTCGCCGGGTCGCTCCGCGAGCAGGGTGCGCAGGGCCCGGCGGGCCAGCACGGTGAGGCGCGGAGGGCCGGTGTTCCCCGCGTTGACGCCGATCAGCACGCACAGCCACCCGAGCCGGTCCGCGTGCGGCAGGGGACGGCCACTGGCCCGGCCGCGGGTGAGCGCCGAACGCGACCGGGCGGCCGGGTCGTCGAGGTGCAGCAGCGTGCGCGCCCAGGCACTGGCCTCGAGGTGCCGGCCACGCACCGTCCACAGCTGGAACAGGGCGGTGGCGACGTCGACCGCGGCCGGTTCGTCGTCGTGGTCCCACGCCCACCGCAGAGCGGCGACCAGGTTGTCCTGGTCGGCCGCGCAGGCGTCCAGCGTTTCGATCTGGGCGGGACCGATGAAGCCGGGAGCCAGCGAGACCGCCCGCCGCACGGCCCAGCCGGCCAGCCCGGCCATGGCCGTCTCGCGCCCGGCCGCGTCGAGACGGGCCTCGCCGTGTTCGCGGACCGTCTCCAGCATCCGGTAGTGGACGCCCTCTTCGAGCCGCAGCAGCGACTGCTCGACCAGGATCGCCAGACCCCGGCGGACGTCGGTGCCCGCGACGGCGGCGGCGAGGTCCGCGGTGAACGGCGCGGGGATGACGGCCAGCCGTTCCAGCAGGTCCCGTTCGCCGGGCTCCAGCAGGTCGCGGCTCCACTCGACCATCGACCGGAGACCGGCGTGCCGTTCGGGCAGCCCGCGCAGCGCGTGGTCGAGCAGCGCGAACCGGTCGCCGAGCCCGGCCAGGACGTCCTCGAGCGGCATGGACCGCAGCCGGGCGGCGGCGAGTTCGAGCGCGAGCGGCAGGTTGTCGAGCCGGTGCGCGAGGGCCAGCGCCCGGTCCCGCGGCCACGCCGGTGCCGTGCCCCCGGCCCGGACGCGCGCTTCGAGCAGGGCGAGCGCCTCGTCGTCGGGCAGCGCGGGCAGCCGGTGGACGACCTCGCCGACCAGGCCCAGCGGCGCCCGGCTGGTGGCGAGCACACCGACCTCGGGCGCCACGGCCAGCAGCTCGGCCACGACGGCCGCCGCGGCGTCGAGGACGTGTTCGCAGTTGTCGAGCACGAGCAGCCCGTCGAGCCCGGAACCGATGGCCCGCAACCGTTCCGTCGGGCTCGGCGCGCGACGATCCGGGGCCGGGGTGTCCAGGCCGGTGTCCGGGCCACCCAGGACCGCGAGCACGGCGGGCAGCACCTCGGCCGGCGAGCGCAGGCCGGCCAGCTCGACCACGCGCACCTGCCCGGCGGAGCGGGCGATCTCGGCGGCCAGCCGGGTCTTGCCCGCCCCGCCGGTCGCGACGAGGGTCACCAGCGGAGCCGCCAGCAGCGCCTTGCCGACGGCGGCGAGATCCGGCTCGCGGCCCACCAGCGGTGTCAGCGCCCGGCGCCACGCGGCGGGAAGCGTGCCGGCGTTCGGTCGCGCGAGGGCCAGCTGCCCGCGCAGCAAGGCCAAGTGCGCCTCGGCGAGCACGGGGGACGGGTCGGCGCCGTACCGCTCGACGAGCTCGGCGCGCACCCGTTCGACCACTTCGAAGGCTTCGGCGTCGCGTCCCTGGGCCGCGAGGACCCGCACGAGCAGCGCGGCGGCCGGCTCGTCGGGCGGGACCCGGGTGGCCAGCCGGCGCAGATCCGCCTCGTCGAGCGGACCGCCGCCGGCCAAGGCCGCCTCCGCCCGCAGGGTGACGACGTCGCCGAAGAGCCGGTCGCCGGTCGGCTCCGGGATTTCCGGGAACAGCGCCCGCGCCTCGTCGGCGCAGTCCCGCGCGGTTCCCGCGTCACCGTCGGCCAGGGCCCGCCGGCCACGGTCGACCAGCCCGCGGGCCGTGACGGCGTCGACCCGGACCTCACCGGCCGGGATCCGGTAGCCGCCCGCGGCGGTGCGGACCGGCACGCCGAGCCGGCGCACCCGGCCGACCAGGGCCTGCACCGCGCCCGCGGCGTCCTCGGGCGGCGCGCCCTGCCAGACGGCGTCGACCAGAGCGACGGTGGAGACCGGGCGCCCCCGGGCGTCGAGCAGCTCCCGGAGCACCGCAGCCAGCCGGTCGCCCCGCACCGGGCGGCCGTCCACCGCGAGGGGGCCGAGCGTCGTGATCCGCACGCGACCATCATCACCCACCCGCCGCGCGCGGGCTCCCGGCGACTATTCGCCGAACCGGTCGGCGAGGGAGATCAGGTTCAGGGCCGCGTTGTCGCCCAGCAGGATCGCGTTGTCGGCGACGCCTCGGGCCGCGGACGCGGCGCTGCGGGGGAACATCGCCCGCTCGTACTCGGTGAGCGCGGCTTCGACGTCGCCGGGGTGCGCCGCGATGGCCGCGCCGAGTTCGGCGCCGTCCTGCAAGGCCAGGTTGGCACCTTCGCCGTTCGGGGGCTGCAGGTGGGCGGCGTCGCCGAGCAGCGTCACGCCGGGCACGCGGTCCCAGCGGTGCGCGACCGGCAGCGTGTAGTGGCGGCGGTGGACCGGGGCGGTGTCGCTGGCGGTGATCAGCGCGCTCAGCTCGGGAGCCCAGCCGTCGACCTCGCGCGCGAGGCGCGCGGTCGCCGCGGCGGGATCGGCGAAGTCGATGTCGCCGAACCAGTCCAGCGGCCGGGCCAGCCACAGGTAGGCGTGCAGGTTCCCGTCGCTTTCCCGGTGCACGAGGAAAACCTTCCCGCTCGCGGCCTTGTCGAACACCATCAACGCCCCGTCGCCGACGGCCTTCGCGACGGTGGGGTGCCGGGTGCCGGCGTCGAACAGGAAGGTCTCGATCGACGCGTTCCCGGCGTACTCGGGTGTGACGTCGGTGAGCAGCGGCCGGACCCGGGACCACGCGCCGTCCGCGCCGACGAGCAGCCCGGTCTCGGTGGTGGTGCCGTCGGCGAAGGTGATTTCGTGCCGGCCCTCGCCGAGGGCGCGCACTTCGGCGACCCGGTGGCCCCACCGGACGGTGCCGGCGGGGAGCGAGTCGAGCAGCATCTTCCGCAGTGCCGCGCGCTGTGCCTCGGGACTGCCACCGGTGCCGTCGTCGGCCTTGTCGTACAACACGGTCCCGTCCGTCTCGACGACGCGCAGGGCTTCGCGACCCGGCAGGACAATGGCGCGGAATTCGTCGATCAGGCCGGCCGCCGCGAGGGCGGGCCGGCCGTTGTGGTCGTGGATGTCGAGCATGCCGCCTTGGGCGCGCGCCGCCGGCGACGCCTCGGCTTCGTGGACCGTGGCCGGAATACCGTGCAGGTACAGGACGCGGGCCAAGGTGAGGCCGCCTAGGCCGGCGCCGACAATCGTGACCGGAGTGGGCATTGGTGCTCCTAAGGGGTTCGCGGGAGGAATTGCCTCCGAGCCTGCGCGGACCCGCCGACACGACGCCGACATGGCGCCGACACGCCCTTTCCCGGAGTGGTCGCCGAGAAGTCGCCGGAGTGAATTCGGCTGCTTCCAGCCTTGCGGATTGGGCCGAATGCGAGTAAGGGCAGGCGGTCGCCGGAAAACCGGACCCGCGCTGCCCGGCCGCTGGTGCCGGCGTTACTGTCTTCGCCGTTGCAGGCGCACCGAAACCGACCCGTGATCTCGGTCGGCGAACCGAGTACTGTTCGAGCACCAATCGGACTCGAGGAAGTGGAGCGATGTCGGAACGACCGCCCGCACAGCATCGGGAAGAACGCGAGTCAGTCGGCCGGGCCGTAATCGGGGTAGTGGTCACCGCGGTCGTCGTGGCGGCGATCTGGACGTGGATATCCCTGTCGGTTTCCGGTGGTCAGGGGATTGTCGTCGCCATCGCGGGCGGGCTGACCGGGATCGTCGCGTGTGTCGCGGTGTTCTTCGCGCTGCGCCGCGCCGATCAGGTCGCGCACGCGACCGGGCAGACGGAGGCCGCGCTCGACGAGGCCCGGCGGGCCCGGGAATTCGTCCGGTTCAGTGACGCCGAACTGGCCCGGCTGCTCGACCGGACGGTGCCCGACGCGGTCCGGCGGCTGCGCGGGGGTGCCCCCGCGGACAGCGTGCTCGCCGAAGTCGGGCGCCCCGAGGACGAACTTCACCAGCGCGTCCTGCGGCTGCTGGTCGACGAAATCGCCGTCGGGGAACGCCGGCGCGCGGCCGCGACGGCCGCCTGCGCGAACGCCGCGGGCCGGCTGCAGGCGCTGTCGACCAGCACGCTCGGTGACTTGCGGGAAATGGAAAACCGGTCGTCCGACGCGATGCTCGGGGATCTCCTGAGGGTGGACCACAGCACCGCGCAGGCGGGCCGGCTGGCCGACAGCATCGCGGTGCTCACCGGCGCACGCTCGGGCCGCCGCTGGACGAAACCGATCCGGATGGAGAGCATCCTGCGCGGCGCGCTCGGCCGGATCGGCGCCTACCAGCGGGTCCGGGTGCATTCCGCGAGCGGGGTGGCCGTCGTCGGGTACGCCGCCGAAGACGTCATGCACGCGCTCGCCGAACTCATGGACAACGCCACGAAGTTCTCGGCGCCGTCCGAAGAAGTGCACGTCTATGTGGAAGATCTGCACAACGGCGCGGTCATCACCATCGAGGACGGCGGCCTCGGGATGAAGGCGCAGGCCCTCGTCCGCGCCGAGCGCGCGGTGTCCCTCGACCAGCCGCTCGACCTGACCTCGATGTCGGGGACGCGGCTCGGGCTCGCGGTGGTCGGCTGCCTGGCGCGCAAGCACCAGCTGCACGTCTTCTTCCGGCCTTCTTCGCGCGGCGGGATCGGAGTCGTCATGCGCATCCCGACCCAGCTGATCACGCAGCCCCGGCCGGAAGCGCCGCCGGAAGCGGAAGAGCCGGTCGCGGCCGCCGCCGTCGCGTGGCCCGGGCCCGACACGAGCCACGAGATCGCCGGCGACCTGACCGAGCCGTCCGAGCTGCCGAAGCGTTCGCGGGGGCAGACGCTCACCGCCGCGTCGCGCCGGCCGCCGTCGCCCACGCCGAGCACGACCCGCGCCGAGCGGGACACCGGTTCCCGGTTCGGCGCCTTCCAGCAGCGGCGCAGCGGCAACGGCGCTACGTCGTCGCGCCACTCCGCCTCCCCGGCGGACCCCGGCGACGACGCGTGACCCGCCGCTCCGCCCGCACATCCGCACCCCGCCAGATTGG is a window from the Amycolatopsis sp. NBC_00355 genome containing:
- a CDS encoding maleylpyruvate isomerase family mycothiol-dependent enzyme; the encoded protein is MHTTLDFPDLLGLIDERSAAFRAAVAAAPDLDAQVPTCPEWTLFDLVRHLGEGRRAWAATIAAGPDATAKAAPRDTSAPPREREALLAWSAAGTRELLDALREAGPDRGCWAWWDKTQSPLTCGGVARRQLHEIAVHTYDAQVTAGAPQPLPAAVALDGAEEFLSTFCTTTVAWPHEPAVVDYHASEGRSWRNWLTADGARAARLTTPAADASDASARGTAHELVLAFYGRIPLDSLEFDGNRGLFDQLVEWDPER
- a CDS encoding BTAD domain-containing putative transcriptional regulator; this translates as MRITTLGPLAVDGRPVRGDRLAAVLRELLDARGRPVSTVALVDAVWQGAPPEDAAGAVQALVGRVRRLGVPVRTAAGGYRIPAGEVRVDAVTARGLVDRGRRALADGDAGTARDCADEARALFPEIPEPTGDRLFGDVVTLRAEAALAGGGPLDEADLRRLATRVPPDEPAAALLVRVLAAQGRDAEAFEVVERVRAELVERYGADPSPVLAEAHLALLRGQLALARPNAGTLPAAWRRALTPLVGREPDLAAVGKALLAAPLVTLVATGGAGKTRLAAEIARSAGQVRVVELAGLRSPAEVLPAVLAVLGGPDTGLDTPAPDRRAPSPTERLRAIGSGLDGLLVLDNCEHVLDAAAAVVAELLAVAPEVGVLATSRAPLGLVGEVVHRLPALPDDEALALLEARVRAGGTAPAWPRDRALALAHRLDNLPLALELAAARLRSMPLEDVLAGLGDRFALLDHALRGLPERHAGLRSMVEWSRDLLEPGERDLLERLAVIPAPFTADLAAAVAGTDVRRGLAILVEQSLLRLEEGVHYRMLETVREHGEARLDAAGRETAMAGLAGWAVRRAVSLAPGFIGPAQIETLDACAADQDNLVAALRWAWDHDDEPAAVDVATALFQLWTVRGRHLEASAWARTLLHLDDPAARSRSALTRGRASGRPLPHADRLGWLCVLIGVNAGNTGPPRLTVLARRALRTLLAERPGDVSPRTAALAAAMPGLEQAVPDRSLADAATLIAHPDPYVQGMGHFIRAVLVEDAGTRRSADAELAYRRFEAIGDHWGMGMAAHAAGHASGTDEWLRRSERHLALVGAAQDARSTRVLLDTHLALAGDAEAERRLRETAASARSDETDVSQAHLGLARLAWRRERPDEALAHADALLRAGPQTVFRIAVAVLHLWLGAGPRATDTLRQVRTEVLTAHDRPLLGAWAMGGAELAAFRGEVPTARELWAMGTRVGANASQFAPQGRGERLAAALGDRESRELLLAEAGGLAGTALHDRIRTLMDELLA
- a CDS encoding FAD-dependent oxidoreductase, with protein sequence MPTPVTIVGAGLGGLTLARVLYLHGIPATVHEAEASPAARAQGGMLDIHDHNGRPALAAAGLIDEFRAIVLPGREALRVVETDGTVLYDKADDGTGGSPEAQRAALRKMLLDSLPAGTVRWGHRVAEVRALGEGRHEITFADGTTTETGLLVGADGAWSRVRPLLTDVTPEYAGNASIETFLFDAGTRHPTVAKAVGDGALMVFDKAASGKVFLVHRESDGNLHAYLWLARPLDWFGDIDFADPAAATARLAREVDGWAPELSALITASDTAPVHRRHYTLPVAHRWDRVPGVTLLGDAAHLQPPNGEGANLALQDGAELGAAIAAHPGDVEAALTEYERAMFPRSAASAARGVADNAILLGDNAALNLISLADRFGE
- a CDS encoding sensor histidine kinase, with the translated sequence MFFALRRADQVAHATGQTEAALDEARRAREFVRFSDAELARLLDRTVPDAVRRLRGGAPADSVLAEVGRPEDELHQRVLRLLVDEIAVGERRRAAATAACANAAGRLQALSTSTLGDLREMENRSSDAMLGDLLRVDHSTAQAGRLADSIAVLTGARSGRRWTKPIRMESILRGALGRIGAYQRVRVHSASGVAVVGYAAEDVMHALAELMDNATKFSAPSEEVHVYVEDLHNGAVITIEDGGLGMKAQALVRAERAVSLDQPLDLTSMSGTRLGLAVVGCLARKHQLHVFFRPSSRGGIGVVMRIPTQLITQPRPEAPPEAEEPVAAAAVAWPGPDTSHEIAGDLTEPSELPKRSRGQTLTAASRRPPSPTPSTTRAERDTGSRFGAFQQRRSGNGATSSRHSASPADPGDDA